One Streptococcus gallolyticus subsp. gallolyticus DSM 16831 DNA window includes the following coding sequences:
- a CDS encoding cyclase family protein: MVSFNDVLSAVKSAKLVNLSHQIDENSPHFPLLPNLKKKDVFTLKDGFHVQEFSVVGQYGTHIDAPIHFVAGGKWLDEIPLEDLLLPLYVIDKSDAVAANPNYELTKQDILAFEKYHGKIQPESFVAFRSDWSKRWPSQEALTNLDENGVQQTPGWSREALEFLIHERHVKAIGHETFDTDSGQAVANAGGKLQQEYYVLEQGIYQVEVLANLDKLPPTGALISIAYPNWKEATGSPVRAIAYIFENDVTD; this comes from the coding sequence ATGGTGAGTTTTAATGATGTTTTGTCAGCTGTGAAATCAGCAAAATTAGTTAATTTATCGCATCAGATTGATGAAAATAGTCCACATTTTCCATTGTTACCTAATCTTAAGAAAAAAGATGTTTTTACGTTGAAGGACGGCTTTCATGTTCAGGAATTTTCCGTCGTTGGACAGTACGGAACGCACATTGATGCTCCGATTCATTTTGTCGCTGGCGGAAAGTGGTTAGATGAGATTCCGCTAGAAGATTTACTTTTGCCGCTTTATGTTATCGATAAATCAGACGCTGTCGCTGCTAATCCGAATTATGAATTGACAAAGCAGGATATTTTAGCATTTGAAAAGTATCATGGGAAAATTCAGCCTGAAAGTTTTGTTGCCTTTCGTAGTGATTGGTCAAAACGCTGGCCGTCTCAAGAAGCCTTGACTAATTTGGATGAGAATGGGGTGCAGCAAACACCAGGCTGGTCAAGAGAAGCGCTTGAATTTCTTATTCATGAACGTCATGTAAAAGCAATTGGGCATGAAACGTTTGACACGGATAGCGGTCAAGCTGTTGCCAATGCCGGCGGAAAGCTTCAGCAAGAATATTATGTGTTAGAACAAGGCATATATCAAGTTGAGGTCTTGGCTAACTTGGATAAGTTACCACCAACGGGTGCTCTCATTTCAATTGCTTATCCGAATTGGAAAGAAGCGACAGGTTCACCAGTCCGAGCAATTGCCTATATTTTTGAAAATGATGTTACTGACTAA
- a CDS encoding O-acetylhomoserine aminocarboxypropyltransferase/cysteine synthase family protein, with translation MTRKYNFETLQLHAGQTVDPTTKSRAVPIYQTTSYVFEDAQEAEDLFGLKKTGNIYSRIGNPTVAVFEDRLAALEGGVGALATASGMAAITYTVLGLAHAGDHVVAATTLYGGTFNLLKETLPRYGITTTFVDVDNLEEVEAAIQDNTKLVFIETLGNPLINIPDIEKVADIAHAHKIPLVADNTFGTPYLINVFSHGVDISVHSATKFIGGHGTTIAGVIVDSGKFDWEASGKFPQFVDEDPSYHNISYTRDIGAAAFITALRVQILRDTGAALSPFNAFLLLQGLETLSLRIERHVENTKKIVDFLENHPKVEKVNYPSLPSSPYYELAQKYLPKGAGSIFTFHVKGGQDEARQVIDHLEIFSDLANVADAKSLVVHPATTTHQQLSEEDLLACGVTRNQIRISVGLENADDLIEDLRLALETI, from the coding sequence ATGACACGAAAATACAATTTTGAAACGTTACAATTACACGCTGGTCAAACTGTTGACCCAACAACGAAATCACGTGCCGTTCCGATTTATCAAACAACATCTTATGTTTTTGAAGATGCTCAAGAAGCTGAAGATTTATTTGGCTTGAAAAAAACAGGGAATATTTATTCACGTATTGGAAATCCAACTGTGGCTGTTTTTGAAGACCGTCTTGCAGCTTTGGAAGGTGGGGTTGGCGCTCTTGCGACTGCATCTGGTATGGCAGCAATCACTTATACTGTCCTTGGTTTAGCACATGCAGGTGACCATGTCGTTGCAGCAACAACGCTTTATGGTGGAACATTCAATCTTCTAAAAGAAACATTGCCACGTTATGGTATCACAACAACGTTTGTTGATGTTGATAATTTGGAAGAAGTTGAAGCAGCTATTCAAGATAATACAAAATTGGTCTTTATCGAAACACTTGGTAATCCTTTGATTAATATCCCAGATATTGAAAAAGTGGCAGATATTGCCCATGCACATAAGATTCCTCTTGTGGCGGATAATACTTTTGGCACTCCATATCTTATTAATGTCTTTTCACATGGGGTAGATATTTCAGTTCATTCGGCAACTAAATTTATCGGTGGACATGGGACAACCATTGCTGGTGTTATTGTTGACTCTGGTAAATTTGACTGGGAAGCTTCAGGAAAATTCCCTCAATTTGTAGATGAGGACCCTTCTTATCACAATATCAGCTACACACGTGACATCGGTGCGGCAGCTTTCATTACAGCATTACGTGTGCAAATTTTACGTGATACTGGTGCAGCTCTATCTCCATTCAATGCTTTCTTGCTCTTACAAGGACTTGAAACGTTGTCATTGCGCATCGAACGCCACGTTGAAAATACGAAGAAAATTGTTGATTTCCTAGAAAATCATCCAAAAGTTGAAAAAGTGAATTATCCAAGTTTGCCATCAAGTCCGTATTATGAGTTGGCACAAAAATATCTGCCAAAAGGAGCAGGCTCAATTTTCACTTTCCACGTAAAAGGTGGTCAAGACGAAGCACGCCAAGTTATTGATCATTTGGAAATTTTCTCTGATTTAGCCAATGTAGCAGATGCAAAATCTCTTGTTGTCCACCCAGCGACAACAACACACCAACAATTGTCTGAAGAAGATTTGTTAGCTTGCGGTGTCACACGCAACCAAATCCGTATTTCTGTCGGACTTGAAAATGCTGACGATTTGATTGAAGACTTACGTTTAGCATTGGAAACAATCTAA
- the thiE gene encoding thiamine phosphate synthase, whose product MDKEILQVYFICGTANCPEGKFLEILEAAFKSGVTCFQFREKGANALKGDEKVVLARKVKELCRKYQIPLIINDDVDLALELDADGIHLGQDDLPITKARQLFPNKIIGLSVGSTIEYQRSAVELVDYIGVGPIFPTSSKNDAGEVIGLKGLNDVRDYDKEIPIVAIGGITFGDVAAIKQSGADGVAVISAIAQSKQVEVDTQRLSSFFD is encoded by the coding sequence ATGGATAAAGAAATCTTACAAGTTTATTTTATTTGTGGCACAGCAAATTGCCCTGAAGGAAAATTTTTAGAGATTTTGGAAGCTGCTTTTAAATCAGGGGTGACGTGTTTTCAATTTCGTGAAAAAGGTGCTAATGCTCTAAAAGGCGACGAAAAAGTGGTCTTAGCTAGAAAAGTTAAGGAACTTTGTCGTAAATATCAGATACCTTTGATTATCAATGATGATGTGGATTTAGCGCTAGAACTTGATGCGGACGGCATTCACTTAGGGCAAGATGATTTGCCAATTACCAAAGCGCGCCAGCTTTTTCCAAATAAAATCATCGGCTTGTCTGTCGGCTCGACCATAGAATACCAACGCTCGGCTGTTGAATTAGTTGATTATATTGGCGTAGGACCGATTTTTCCAACCTCATCTAAAAATGATGCAGGTGAGGTGATTGGCTTAAAAGGTTTAAATGACGTTAGAGATTATGATAAAGAAATTCCAATCGTGGCGATAGGTGGTATTACTTTTGGAGATGTGGCAGCCATAAAACAATCTGGTGCAGACGGTGTGGCGGTTATATCTGCCATTGCACAGTCCAAACAAGTAGAAGTTGACACTCAAAGACTTAGCAGTTTCTTTGACTAG
- the thiM gene encoding hydroxyethylthiazole kinase: MTYLDDLRQNHPLTICLTNQVVKNFTANGLLSLGASPAMSEYQADLEDFLPQANGLLVNIGTLNDRSWQLYKDALDIAEKYDIPTVLDPVAAGAGKFRQQVALDLIEHHRISLLRGNAGEIAALIGERVASKGVDSAQVDDVGKLALRANQILQLPIVITGETDAIAVNEKVLLLHNGSSLMPLVTGTGCLLGAVLAAFIGLAKEKDLLACLEEALSAYNIAGELAEKKLSEPLPGSFQIAFLDALHQVTNTDIERLKKVEVYHG, from the coding sequence ATGACTTATTTAGATGATTTGAGACAAAACCACCCTTTGACAATCTGTTTAACCAATCAAGTCGTCAAAAATTTCACGGCTAATGGTCTGTTATCGTTAGGTGCTTCCCCTGCCATGAGTGAGTATCAGGCAGATTTGGAAGATTTTTTGCCGCAGGCTAACGGTCTGTTGGTTAATATCGGCACGCTTAATGACAGAAGCTGGCAATTGTACAAGGATGCCTTGGATATTGCAGAAAAATATGATATTCCCACGGTTTTAGACCCTGTGGCTGCTGGCGCGGGTAAATTTCGTCAACAAGTAGCACTTGACTTGATTGAACACCACCGAATTTCGCTTTTGCGAGGAAATGCTGGAGAAATTGCTGCGCTAATTGGTGAAAGAGTGGCTAGTAAGGGGGTTGATTCTGCACAAGTTGATGACGTTGGAAAACTTGCTTTGCGAGCCAATCAGATTTTGCAACTCCCTATCGTTATTACTGGAGAAACGGACGCCATTGCTGTTAATGAGAAAGTTTTATTATTACACAATGGTAGTTCACTTATGCCATTAGTGACTGGAACAGGTTGTCTTTTAGGTGCAGTGTTAGCGGCATTTATCGGGCTGGCTAAAGAAAAGGATTTATTAGCTTGTTTGGAAGAAGCATTATCAGCTTATAATATCGCAGGTGAATTGGCAGAGAAGAAGCTTAGCGAACCGTTGCCAGGAAGTTTCCAAATTGCATTTTTAGATGCTCTCCATCAGGTGACAAACACGGACATAGAGCGATTGAAAAAAGTTGAGGTCTATCATGGATAA